Proteins from a genomic interval of Marinobacter gudaonensis:
- a CDS encoding branched-chain amino acid ABC transporter permease, giving the protein MNQPTQSTDIHKAIVEQQAAQDRKKMMLNGVLLLLLLAAPFAIYPVFLMKILCFALFAVAFNLLFGFTGLLSFGHAAFLATGGYTTGYLLSNYPGLTTEMGIIAGTLAATVLGLGFALLSIRRQGIYFAMVTLALAQLVFFFFVQSEFTGGEDGMHGIPRGHLLGFINLEDNLNMYYFVLAVFIACYLLVQRTVNSPYGQVLKAIKQNEPRAVSLGYNVDRYKVLAFVISAALAGLAGSMKSVVFQLASLNDAHWHMSGEVILMTLVGGMGTLLGPVVGATFVVNIEYQLSQGALRDWVDPILGGVFVLTVLAFRSGIVGEIQKFMKKNLG; this is encoded by the coding sequence ATGAACCAGCCGACACAATCTACCGACATTCACAAGGCCATTGTGGAACAGCAGGCGGCCCAGGATCGCAAGAAGATGATGCTCAACGGCGTCCTGTTGCTGCTGTTGCTGGCCGCGCCGTTTGCGATCTATCCCGTCTTCCTGATGAAGATCCTCTGTTTTGCCCTGTTCGCCGTGGCCTTCAACCTGCTGTTTGGCTTTACCGGCCTGCTGTCCTTCGGTCACGCAGCGTTCCTGGCCACCGGCGGCTACACCACCGGTTACCTGCTGAGTAACTACCCGGGACTGACCACGGAGATGGGCATCATCGCCGGTACGCTGGCGGCAACGGTTCTGGGCCTCGGCTTTGCGCTGCTGTCCATTCGCCGCCAGGGCATCTACTTTGCCATGGTGACCCTGGCCCTGGCGCAGCTGGTGTTCTTTTTCTTTGTGCAGTCGGAATTCACCGGCGGAGAGGACGGCATGCACGGTATCCCACGGGGTCACCTGCTCGGCTTCATCAATCTCGAAGACAACCTGAACATGTACTACTTCGTACTCGCGGTCTTCATTGCCTGCTACCTGCTGGTGCAGCGCACCGTCAACAGCCCTTACGGTCAGGTGCTCAAGGCCATCAAGCAGAATGAACCCCGTGCGGTATCGCTGGGCTACAACGTGGATCGGTATAAGGTGCTGGCGTTTGTTATCTCGGCGGCACTGGCCGGCCTGGCCGGATCCATGAAGTCGGTGGTGTTCCAGCTTGCCTCCCTGAACGACGCGCACTGGCACATGTCGGGCGAAGTGATCCTGATGACCCTCGTCGGTGGCATGGGCACATTGCTGGGCCCGGTGGTTGGCGCCACCTTCGTGGTGAACATCGAGTACCAGCTGTCCCAAGGCGCGCTCCGGGACTGGGTAGATCCGATTCTCGGCGGCGTCTTCGTACTGACGGTACTGGCGTTCCGCAGCGGTATCGTGGGCGAAATCCAGAAGTTCATGAAGAAGAACCTGGGCTAA
- a CDS encoding branched-chain amino acid ABC transporter permease: MSMIFGVPVAVLSGQLLIGIINGAFYALLSLGLAVIFGLLKIINFAHGAMYMLGAMTTVLMFDYLGVNYWAALLLAPLLVGAFGVVIEYFLLRRIAGQDHIYSLLLTFGIALIITGVLVNWFGVSGLRYTMPDTFKGGVNLGFMFLPYYRAWVIVAALVVCFATWFIIEKTKLGAYLRAGTEDSQLMQGFGINVPLLISLTYGFGVALAAFAGVLAAPIYSVTPVMGSATLITVFAVVVIGGMGSIGGAIITGILMGVIEGLTKTFYPPASSAVIFLVMVLVLMFRPSGLFGKEA, translated from the coding sequence ATGTCCATGATTTTCGGCGTCCCTGTAGCTGTGCTCTCCGGCCAGCTCCTGATCGGAATCATCAACGGCGCCTTTTACGCCCTGCTGAGCCTTGGGCTCGCGGTCATCTTCGGTCTGCTGAAGATCATCAATTTTGCCCACGGTGCCATGTACATGCTGGGCGCCATGACCACGGTCCTGATGTTTGACTACCTCGGCGTCAACTACTGGGCAGCACTTCTGCTGGCGCCGCTGCTCGTCGGCGCTTTCGGCGTTGTCATCGAATATTTCCTGCTCCGTCGCATTGCCGGACAGGACCACATCTACAGCCTTCTGCTGACCTTTGGTATTGCCCTGATCATCACCGGCGTGCTGGTGAACTGGTTCGGTGTTTCCGGCCTTCGGTACACCATGCCAGACACGTTCAAGGGCGGCGTCAACCTCGGCTTCATGTTCCTGCCGTATTACCGGGCGTGGGTTATCGTGGCGGCGCTGGTGGTGTGCTTCGCTACCTGGTTCATCATTGAAAAAACCAAGCTGGGTGCCTACCTGCGTGCGGGTACCGAAGATTCACAACTGATGCAGGGCTTCGGGATCAACGTGCCCCTGCTGATCAGCCTGACTTACGGCTTTGGCGTCGCGCTCGCCGCGTTCGCAGGCGTGCTGGCTGCGCCCATTTACTCGGTGACGCCGGTCATGGGGTCGGCCACCCTGATCACCGTGTTCGCGGTGGTGGTGATTGGTGGCATGGGCTCCATCGGTGGCGCGATCATCACCGGCATTCTCATGGGGGTGATCGAAGGCCTGACCAAAACGTTCTACCCGCCGGCTTCCTCGGCGGTCATCTTCCTGGTCATGGTTCTGGTGCTGATGTTCCGGCCCAGTGGCCTGTTCGGTAAGGAGGCATAA
- a CDS encoding ABC transporter substrate-binding protein — protein sequence MTMMKKLLTSAVASAMMVGGAQAAVSNDTVKIGYLADMSGTYRDLAGPNGLAALNMAIKDFGGTVNGAKIEVVSADDRNSPDTSSSTVRRWVENENVDLVAGMVASSVSIAVSKILEENDKLGIISGSAASSITNEHCTPNHIHYVYDTYPLANGTASAVVKEGGKTWYMLTADYAFGHALEGDVRRVVEANGGEVIGAVRHPFPTQDFSSFILQAQASGADVIGLANAGADTTNAITTASEFGVTQSGQTLAALLLFLTDVHALGVETAQGIQLTTGWYWDMNEETRAWSDRFLEETGVRPTMVHAGIYSSTMQYLNAVKATGSDDAQTVRKQMMETPINDMFAKNGKIRVDGRMVHDMYLAEVKTPAESSGEWDLYKILRTIPADEAYRPLSESKCKLVNN from the coding sequence ATGACAATGATGAAAAAGCTTCTGACATCAGCCGTTGCATCAGCCATGATGGTGGGTGGCGCCCAGGCGGCAGTTTCCAATGACACGGTCAAGATCGGTTACCTGGCAGACATGTCCGGCACCTACCGCGATCTGGCCGGTCCCAATGGCCTGGCGGCCCTGAACATGGCCATCAAGGATTTCGGCGGCACGGTTAACGGTGCCAAGATTGAAGTGGTCAGCGCCGACGACCGTAACAGCCCGGACACCTCCTCCAGCACCGTTCGCCGCTGGGTGGAGAACGAGAATGTCGATCTGGTGGCCGGCATGGTGGCTTCCTCGGTTTCCATCGCAGTGAGCAAGATCCTCGAGGAAAACGACAAGCTGGGTATCATCTCAGGCTCTGCCGCTTCCAGCATCACCAACGAGCACTGCACCCCGAACCACATCCACTATGTGTACGACACCTATCCGCTGGCCAACGGTACCGCCAGTGCTGTAGTCAAGGAAGGGGGCAAGACCTGGTACATGCTGACCGCAGATTACGCCTTTGGTCACGCCCTGGAAGGGGACGTTCGCCGCGTGGTTGAGGCCAATGGTGGTGAAGTGATTGGTGCCGTCCGCCATCCGTTCCCGACCCAGGATTTCTCTTCCTTTATCCTCCAGGCCCAGGCTTCCGGAGCTGACGTTATCGGTCTGGCGAACGCCGGTGCCGACACCACCAACGCCATCACCACCGCCAGTGAGTTCGGTGTCACACAGTCTGGCCAGACTCTGGCAGCCCTGCTGCTGTTCCTCACCGACGTGCACGCGTTGGGCGTCGAGACCGCCCAGGGCATTCAGCTCACCACTGGCTGGTACTGGGACATGAACGAGGAGACCCGCGCCTGGTCCGATCGCTTCCTCGAAGAGACCGGTGTTCGTCCCACCATGGTTCATGCCGGTATCTACTCCAGCACCATGCAGTACCTGAACGCGGTCAAGGCCACCGGCTCCGATGACGCCCAGACCGTCCGCAAGCAGATGATGGAAACCCCCATCAACGACATGTTTGCCAAGAACGGCAAGATCCGTGTCGACGGCCGCATGGTGCACGACATGTACCTGGCGGAAGTGAAGACACCGGCGGAATCCTCGGGTGAGTGGGATCTCTACAAGATTCTGCGGACCATCCCGGCCGATGAAGCCTACCGTCCGCTTTCCGAGAGCAAGTGCAAGCTGGTGAACAACTAA
- a CDS encoding ABC transporter ATP-binding protein, producing the protein MSANPDREYEQLRLSGLHAFYGESHILHGINMVVNRGELVTLLGRNGAGRSTTLKAIMNMVGRRTGSIMINGEETMSCAPHHIARLGVGYCPEHRGIFSSLSVQENLTLPPVVRSGGMSLEEIYNMFPNLYERRFSQGTKLSGGEQQMLAMARILRTGANMLLLDEITEGLAPVIVEKLGKVLVALKKKGLTIVLVEQNFHFAAPLADRHYVVEHGQIVEEISANELSAKQSVLDRYLGV; encoded by the coding sequence ATGAGCGCGAATCCGGATCGCGAATACGAGCAGTTGCGCCTGTCGGGCCTCCACGCGTTCTATGGCGAATCGCACATATTGCACGGCATCAACATGGTCGTGAACCGGGGCGAGCTGGTTACCTTGCTGGGCCGCAACGGCGCGGGCCGAAGCACCACGCTCAAAGCCATCATGAACATGGTGGGCCGGCGCACCGGCTCCATCATGATCAACGGTGAGGAGACCATGTCGTGTGCGCCTCACCATATTGCCAGGTTGGGTGTCGGGTATTGCCCCGAACATCGGGGCATTTTTTCCTCACTCAGCGTGCAGGAAAACCTCACCCTGCCGCCGGTGGTACGCAGCGGCGGCATGAGCCTGGAAGAAATCTACAACATGTTCCCCAACCTGTACGAGCGCCGTTTCAGCCAGGGCACCAAGCTGTCCGGCGGTGAGCAGCAGATGCTGGCCATGGCACGAATTCTGCGCACCGGGGCGAACATGCTGTTGCTGGATGAAATCACCGAAGGCCTCGCCCCGGTGATTGTGGAGAAGCTGGGAAAGGTCCTGGTCGCGCTCAAGAAAAAGGGGCTGACCATTGTCCTGGTAGAGCAGAATTTCCACTTCGCGGCACCGCTTGCCGACCGCCACTATGTGGTGGAGCACGGTCAGATTGTGGAAGAAATCAGCGCCAATGAACTGAGTGCTAAGCAGTCGGTGCTGGATCGCTATTTGGGGGTCTGA
- a CDS encoding ABC transporter ATP-binding protein — MSEQYVLETRNLVKEFKGFVAVDDVNLQVQKGHIHALIGPNGAGKTTVFNLLTKFLIPTRGQILFKGKDITPLKSAAIAREGIVRSFQISAVFPHMTALENIRVALQTFEGSSFSFWKSGKSLNKLNQRCMELLDAVGLAEFANTTTVELAYGRKRALELATTLAMEPEILLLDEPTQGMGSEDVDRVVELVRKAAHGRTVLMVEHNLSVVSKLCDRITVLAQGAVLTEGDYAAVSADPKVREVYMGSDGSGERGSADSEQKETTQ; from the coding sequence ATGAGTGAACAGTACGTTCTGGAGACCCGTAACCTTGTCAAAGAGTTCAAGGGCTTTGTTGCGGTCGACGACGTGAACCTGCAGGTTCAGAAAGGCCATATCCATGCCCTGATTGGCCCGAACGGTGCCGGCAAGACCACGGTCTTCAATCTGCTCACCAAGTTCCTCATTCCTACCCGGGGTCAGATTCTGTTCAAGGGCAAAGACATCACGCCTCTGAAATCGGCCGCCATCGCCCGCGAGGGTATTGTCCGTTCGTTCCAGATTTCCGCGGTATTCCCGCACATGACCGCCCTCGAGAACATCCGGGTGGCGCTGCAGACCTTCGAAGGCTCCTCCTTCAGCTTCTGGAAATCCGGCAAATCCCTGAACAAGCTCAATCAGCGTTGCATGGAGTTGCTGGACGCCGTGGGCCTGGCTGAGTTTGCCAACACCACCACCGTGGAGCTGGCTTATGGCCGTAAGCGGGCACTGGAACTGGCGACCACGCTGGCCATGGAGCCGGAAATTCTGCTGCTCGACGAGCCGACCCAGGGCATGGGCTCGGAGGACGTGGATCGGGTGGTGGAGCTGGTTCGCAAGGCTGCCCACGGGCGCACGGTCCTGATGGTGGAGCATAACCTGAGCGTGGTCAGCAAGCTCTGCGATCGCATTACTGTGCTGGCCCAGGGTGCTGTGCTCACCGAAGGCGACTACGCCGCCGTGTCTGCCGACCCGAAAGTCCGGGAAGTCTACATGGGAAGCGATGGCAGTGGTGAGCGTGGGTCCGCCGACAGTGAGCAGAAGGAGACCACACAATGA
- a CDS encoding alpha/beta fold hydrolase codes for MNIRDSLVPVGDGVVLEARQILHTDSRGPVLVFLHESLGNIDLWRAFPEKLARATGCDALIYNRLGYGQSSNERLPRPHDYLETAGHTWLPRLLDALDIENVVLVGHSDGGSIGLIAAAALGQRARALVTMAAHIYSDPLTRAGMDEMARRFRETDIGDRLRRYHGDRTDELFTAWQTVWRDEGFLAAMDFGPWLSDIRCPALIIQGENDEYGVPEQVTDIAAGIGASAEALFIEGAGHSPHLEKQDELVGILYDFLCREVPGIN; via the coding sequence GTGAACATTCGCGATTCCCTGGTGCCGGTAGGCGACGGGGTGGTACTGGAGGCAAGGCAGATTCTGCACACGGATTCCCGGGGGCCGGTACTCGTGTTCCTGCACGAATCCCTGGGCAATATTGATCTGTGGCGGGCCTTTCCGGAAAAACTCGCCCGGGCAACCGGATGCGATGCGCTGATCTACAACCGGCTTGGCTATGGCCAGTCGTCCAATGAGCGCTTGCCGCGCCCCCATGACTATCTTGAGACTGCCGGCCACACCTGGCTGCCCCGGCTACTGGATGCGCTGGATATCGAAAACGTGGTTCTGGTCGGTCACAGTGACGGCGGCTCCATCGGCCTGATTGCTGCTGCCGCTCTCGGGCAGCGGGCCAGGGCGCTGGTCACCATGGCGGCGCACATCTATTCCGACCCTCTGACCCGGGCCGGAATGGATGAGATGGCCCGGCGGTTCCGCGAAACCGATATCGGTGACCGGCTGCGGCGCTATCACGGCGACCGCACCGACGAGCTGTTTACCGCCTGGCAGACGGTCTGGCGTGACGAAGGTTTTCTGGCGGCCATGGACTTCGGCCCGTGGCTCTCGGACATTCGCTGTCCGGCGCTGATCATCCAGGGGGAGAACGACGAATACGGCGTGCCCGAGCAGGTCACAGACATTGCAGCGGGTATCGGAGCCAGTGCAGAGGCCCTGTTTATCGAGGGGGCCGGCCACTCGCCGCACCTGGAAAAGCAGGACGAGCTGGTGGGCATTCTCTACGACTTTTTGTGCAGGGAAGTGCCGGGAATAAATTAA
- a CDS encoding PaaI family thioesterase: MIITFEELQAFLDEQFPQGAAYGTLQKLGDGWAEMKLEVDEEHLRPGGTVSGPAMMGLADVTLYAALLSKIGLVPLAVTTNLNINFLRKPAAHKPIWARATMLKVGRTMGVGEVFVYSEGGDEPVAHSTMTYSIPPADRRS; this comes from the coding sequence ATGATCATCACGTTCGAAGAGCTGCAGGCCTTCCTGGATGAGCAGTTTCCGCAGGGGGCCGCCTACGGCACCCTGCAGAAGCTCGGGGACGGCTGGGCGGAAATGAAACTTGAGGTGGATGAAGAGCACCTGCGGCCCGGTGGTACCGTCTCCGGGCCGGCCATGATGGGGCTGGCGGATGTGACCCTCTATGCGGCCCTGCTCAGCAAAATCGGGCTGGTACCGCTGGCGGTTACAACCAATCTCAACATCAATTTCCTGCGCAAGCCCGCGGCTCACAAGCCGATCTGGGCGAGGGCCACGATGCTGAAAGTGGGCCGGACCATGGGGGTAGGCGAGGTGTTTGTCTATTCGGAGGGTGGCGACGAGCCTGTGGCCCATTCCACCATGACCTATTCAATTCCTCCAGCAGATCGAAGGTCGTGA
- a CDS encoding AMP-binding protein, producing MGLPEYTDVYNNFDPAALEADILDGRLDSGLNVCHEICDKWANDPSRVALYYEKEGGGDGVLTFAELKEASARFANYLKSRGIGKGDRVAALLPRTPELLIVIAGTLRAGAVYQPLFTAFGSGAIEYRFERASTKLVVTNPENYPKLNDVKVCPPVLGVNASQINGDIPDFEETLAAQSSEFEPVMITGADPFLQMFTSGTVGKSKGVAVPAKALLAFYVYMKYAIDLRDDDKFWNVADPGWAYGLYYAVVGPLLMGHATHFNPGGFTPETTYDMIRKYKITNLAAAPTAYRLLKANDHVLPEGENLGLRVASSAGEPLNPEVVNWIRNRHFCPVKDHYGQTETGMTCCNFHGLEHPVRPGSMGYASPGHKVVALNEKNEEVGEGEVGQLAVDVKASPLFHFDGYTWGEKDPFVNGYYLTGDMVISHGDGCFSFSGRDDDIITTAGYRVGPADVESTLLEHAAVAESGVVGKPDEKRGSIIKAYVVIKGDYPVGDEQALKDELQELVRRRLSTHAFPREIEFVDELPKTPSGKIQRFVLRNQAKDEVGA from the coding sequence ATGGGTCTTCCGGAATACACCGACGTTTATAACAACTTCGATCCTGCTGCTCTGGAAGCGGACATCCTGGATGGACGTCTGGATAGCGGGCTCAACGTATGCCACGAGATCTGCGACAAGTGGGCGAATGACCCCAGCCGGGTCGCGCTCTACTACGAGAAGGAAGGCGGCGGCGATGGTGTACTGACCTTCGCGGAGCTCAAAGAGGCGTCGGCCCGCTTCGCCAACTACCTGAAATCAAGAGGGATTGGCAAAGGCGATCGGGTCGCTGCCCTGTTGCCGCGCACCCCTGAACTGCTGATTGTGATTGCCGGTACCCTGCGTGCGGGCGCGGTCTATCAGCCGCTGTTCACCGCCTTTGGATCGGGTGCCATTGAATACCGCTTCGAGCGGGCCAGCACCAAACTGGTGGTGACCAACCCGGAGAATTACCCCAAGCTGAACGACGTGAAGGTGTGCCCGCCGGTGTTGGGTGTAAACGCCAGCCAGATCAACGGTGACATTCCCGATTTCGAAGAGACGCTGGCGGCTCAATCCAGCGAATTTGAGCCGGTGATGATTACCGGTGCCGATCCGTTCCTGCAGATGTTCACCTCAGGCACGGTGGGCAAGTCCAAGGGCGTGGCCGTGCCGGCAAAAGCGCTGCTGGCGTTCTACGTGTACATGAAGTACGCCATCGACCTGCGCGATGACGACAAGTTCTGGAACGTGGCGGATCCGGGCTGGGCCTACGGCCTGTACTACGCCGTGGTGGGGCCGCTGCTGATGGGCCATGCCACTCACTTCAACCCGGGCGGTTTCACACCCGAAACCACCTACGACATGATCCGCAAGTACAAGATCACCAACCTGGCGGCCGCGCCCACGGCCTATCGTCTGCTCAAAGCGAACGATCACGTGCTGCCGGAGGGTGAGAATCTGGGCCTGCGTGTGGCCAGCAGTGCCGGCGAGCCTCTGAACCCGGAAGTGGTGAACTGGATCCGCAATCGCCATTTCTGTCCGGTGAAGGATCACTATGGCCAGACCGAAACCGGTATGACCTGCTGCAACTTCCACGGTCTTGAGCATCCGGTACGCCCGGGCTCCATGGGTTATGCCTCGCCGGGCCACAAGGTGGTTGCCCTGAACGAGAAGAACGAGGAAGTCGGCGAGGGCGAAGTCGGCCAGCTGGCGGTGGACGTGAAAGCCTCTCCGCTGTTCCATTTCGACGGCTACACCTGGGGTGAGAAAGACCCGTTCGTGAACGGTTACTACCTCACGGGCGATATGGTCATCAGCCATGGTGACGGTTGCTTCTCGTTCAGCGGCCGGGACGACGACATCATCACCACCGCCGGTTACCGTGTCGGTCCTGCGGATGTTGAAAGCACGTTGCTCGAGCATGCCGCGGTGGCGGAATCCGGTGTGGTGGGCAAACCCGATGAAAAGCGCGGCTCCATCATCAAGGCCTACGTGGTGATCAAGGGCGACTACCCGGTCGGTGACGAACAGGCCCTGAAGGATGAGCTTCAGGAACTGGTTCGCCGGCGCCTCTCCACCCACGCCTTCCCCCGGGAAATCGAATTCGTGGACGAGCTGCCGAAAACGCCCAGTGGAAAGATCCAGCGCTTTGTCCTGCGCAACCAGGCCAAGGACGAAGTCGGCGCATGA
- a CDS encoding proline racemase family protein produces MKPELTIQLMDTHAGGDVSRIVTGGIDLLPGDTVRAQMEYLRDDADGLRRLLLEEPYGVPEMSVDLLVPPTDPRAAAGYIIMEVMGYPIYSGSNTICTATAVLELGIVEKQEGKQNFLLESPAGLVQIEATVNDGVVEAITCEGLPSYIHTYKATIDVPSLGEITYSVAYSGGFYALVDAASLGFDLTLDEERKLAEAAHAIVEAIQAEGGFSHYTLGDVGPLPFLHFMGPVEHVAEGYYRSRSATYVHPGVICRSTTGTGTSARLALMNYEGSIRPGDKLETISLRETGFIGEFTSVEQEGEYEVIKNSITGKSYVIARSDIVVNCDDPMVECGSLHHILSSRHTSKITPKS; encoded by the coding sequence ATGAAACCGGAACTGACCATTCAACTGATGGACACCCACGCCGGCGGTGACGTCAGCCGGATTGTCACCGGCGGCATTGATCTGCTGCCCGGCGACACTGTGCGCGCGCAGATGGAGTACCTGCGCGACGATGCCGATGGCCTGCGCCGGCTGCTGCTGGAAGAGCCCTACGGAGTGCCGGAGATGTCTGTGGATCTCTTGGTGCCACCCACCGATCCCCGTGCGGCCGCCGGCTACATCATCATGGAAGTCATGGGGTATCCGATCTACTCGGGCTCCAATACCATCTGCACTGCAACGGCCGTGCTTGAGCTGGGTATCGTTGAGAAACAGGAAGGCAAGCAGAACTTTCTGCTGGAATCTCCCGCTGGCCTGGTGCAGATCGAGGCGACCGTAAACGACGGCGTGGTTGAGGCGATTACCTGCGAGGGCTTGCCGAGCTATATCCACACCTACAAAGCCACCATCGACGTGCCCTCGCTGGGCGAGATTACCTACAGCGTTGCCTACAGCGGTGGCTTCTATGCGCTGGTAGATGCGGCCAGCCTCGGGTTTGATCTTACCCTGGACGAGGAGCGCAAGCTGGCGGAGGCGGCCCACGCCATTGTCGAGGCCATCCAGGCGGAAGGCGGTTTCTCCCATTACACCCTCGGCGATGTCGGTCCGCTGCCGTTCCTGCACTTCATGGGGCCTGTCGAGCATGTGGCGGAGGGTTACTACCGTTCCCGGTCGGCTACCTATGTCCACCCTGGTGTCATTTGCCGCAGCACCACCGGCACCGGCACCTCTGCCCGCCTGGCGCTGATGAACTATGAGGGCAGTATTCGCCCCGGAGACAAGCTCGAAACCATCTCCCTGAGGGAAACCGGTTTTATCGGGGAGTTCACCTCGGTGGAGCAGGAAGGCGAGTACGAAGTGATCAAGAACAGTATCACCGGTAAGAGCTATGTCATCGCCCGCTCCGATATCGTGGTGAACTGTGACGATCCCATGGTGGAATGCGGTTCACTGCACCACATCCTGTCGAGCCGGCACACCAGCAAAATCACGCCGAAATCCTGA